The genomic stretch AGCGACAGCCCGAACGTGTCGCAGAGAGCGGCGACGTGGGAGGAACGTACGAGGCCGCCCCAGTAGTGGTGGTCCAGGAGGAGGACGCCGATCGCGCGGGAGGCGATGGCCGGCGGCAGGTGCTCGGGCGTGACCACGCACATGTTCGTGGCGAGGGGCATGGGGACGGCGGCGGCGACCTCGGACATGCCGGGAATGCCGGGGGTGGGGTCCTCCAGGTACTGGAGGGTTCCTTCGAGTTCGCGGCCGACGCGGATCGAGGTCTCGACGGACCAGGCGGCGTTGGGGTCCAGGCGGAGCGGCACGCCGGGGAACGCCTCGTGCAGGGCCTTGATCGCGGCGATCTCCTGATCGGGCGGGAAGACACCGCCCTTGAGCTTGATCGACTTGAAGCCGTACTCCTTGACCAGGAGCGCGGCCTGCTCGACAACGCCCGCCTCGTCCAGCGCCGCGCCGAACCTGTCCGGCTCCTCGCCCGGGTGGCCGGCCCACTTGTAGAAGAGGTACGCGCTGTACGGCACCGCGTCCCTGACCCGGCCGCCGAGCAGGTCGACGACCGGCACGCCGGCCGCCTTGCCGCGAATGTCCAGGCAGGCCACCTCGAAGGCGGCGAAGACCCGGTCCACGCTCTTCTCCTTGGTGGCGGCGCCGGTCAGGCCGTGCAGGTCGGTCACCACGTCGCCGACGATCGCCCCGATCCTGGCGTACATCGTGTTCACGGCGTGCACGTCGAGCCCGACCAAGGCCTGCGCGCACTCGCGTACCTTGCCGAGGTGCTCGAGATCGCCGTACGTCTCACCGAGGCCGGTCAGGCCCTCGTCCGTGACGACCTCGACAATGGTACGGAGGGCCCACGGCTCGTGGACCCCGGCGGCGTTCAGAAGGGGTGGATCCCGGAAGGCAACGGGTGTGACGCGGATCTCCCTGATGATCATACGACCGCCGTCCATATATGTGAACAAGAGCCAGATTTGTGGACAAGTTGCCAAAACTGTAAGAATCAGGCTGAAGAAGTGTCAAGACTCCGAAGGGCCATTCGATGATCTACGGACACGACCCCAGGACCGGCGAGACCGTGGGCGCCGCCCTGCAAGAGACCGACAGCGCCGGGGTCGACATGATCGTTTCCGCCGCGGCCGCGGCGGGCCAGGCCTGGCGGTCGACGCCCGCGGCCGAGCGCGCGCTCGCGCTCGAGGCGGTCGCCGACGCCCTGGCCGCGCACGTGGACGAGCTGTGGCAGCTCGCCGACGAGGAGACCGCGCTCGGCGAGGTACGCCTGCGCGGCGAGGTGGCCCGCACGGCCGGGCAGTTCAGGCTCTTCGCCCAGGTCCTCAGGGACGGTGCGTACGTCGAGGCCATCATCGACCACGCCGACCCGTCGCTCACCCCGCCCCGTCCCGACGTGCGGCGCATGAAGCACCCGCTGCCCGGCGTCGTCGCCGTGTTCTCTGCCAGCAACTTCCCGTTCGCGTTCTCCGTGGCCGGCGGCGACACCGCCTCCGCGCTGGCCGCGGGCTGCCCGGTGGTCGTCAAGGCGCATCCCGGGCATCCGAACACCTCCGAGCGGGTGGCGAAGATCGTGCGGAACGCGCTGCCGTACCCGGACCTGCTGGGGCTCGTGCAGGGCATGCAGGCGGGCATCGACCTGGTGAAGCACCCTTCGGTGGTCGCTGCCGGGTTCACCGGTTCCGTGGCCGGCGGGAAGGCGATCCAGAAGCTGATCGACGAGCGCGAGGTGCCGATCCCGTTCTTCGGCGAGCTGGGCAGCGTCAACCCTGTGGTCGTGTTGCCGTCGGCGCCGGTGGAGGGGGTGGCCACCGGCTTCGCGGGGTCGCTGACGTTGGGGGTCGGGCAGTTCTGCACGAACCCCGGGCTCATGTTCGTGCCCGAGAGCGACGAGCTGCGCAAGGCCTTGGTGCAGGCCGTCGAGGGGACCAGCGGCGGCCCCATGCTGGCCGAGCGGATCAGGGACGGATACCTGGGCGGGGTGGAGCGGCTCGGTGAGCTGCAGCTGCTGGCCGAGGGCAAGCCGGGTGAGGGCAGCTGGGCGGTCACGCCGAAGGTGTTCGCCACGGATCTGGACACGTTCGCCGGGAAGTTGCCGGAGATCGGCGAGGAGTGCTTCGGGCCCGCCTCGATCGTGGTGACATACCGGGAAATTTCCGATCTGGGTCCCGTGATCGAGCGGCTCGACGGCTCCCTGACGGCCACCATCCACGGCACCGAGCTCGACGAGGCCGGCGACCTCGTGGACGTGCTCAGGAGGAAGGCCGGCCGGCTCATCTGGAACGGCTGGCCGACCGGTGTGGCCGTGTGCTGGGCGATGCAGCACGGCGGCCCCTGGCCTGCCGCCACCACGACGGCCACGTCCGTCGGCACCACGGCCATCGACCGGTGGCTGGCGCCGACCGCGTACCAGGACTGGCCGGAGGGACTGCTGCCGGACGAGCTGAAGGACGACAATCCGCTCTCCATTCCGCGACGCGTCGACGGGCGACTCGTCCAGGGGAGCTGAGCCGGAGGCGGCCGCAGGGCCGCCCCCGTGGGCATGTGTCACGCCCCGGCGATCTCCATTCCCGTGGCGATGATCTGCTCCAGTGCCGCGAGGTGCTCGGGCGCCGGATCGACCAGCGGCGCCCGCACACCCCCGACGTCCAGCCCGCGCAGCCGCACCCCCGCCTTCACCAGCGAGACCGCATAACCGGGCACGAGGTCCCGCAGCTCCACCAGCGGCAGGTAGAACCCGGTCAGCAGCCGCTGCACCAGCACCTCGTCCCCGCCGGTCACGGCCTTGTGGAAGGTGAGCGCGATCTCGGGCGCGAACGCGAACACCGCGCTCGAATACAGGCTCACGCCGATCCCCCGGTACGCGGGCACGGTGAACTCGGCGGTCGGCAGCCCGTTGAAGAAGGTGAACTCCTTGCCGGTGGACTGCCGTACGGTCAGGATGATGCGCTGCAGCAGGTCGAAGTCCCCGAG from Nonomuraea polychroma encodes the following:
- a CDS encoding glucarate dehydratase family protein; the encoded protein is MIIREIRVTPVAFRDPPLLNAAGVHEPWALRTIVEVVTDEGLTGLGETYGDLEHLGKVRECAQALVGLDVHAVNTMYARIGAIVGDVVTDLHGLTGAATKEKSVDRVFAAFEVACLDIRGKAAGVPVVDLLGGRVRDAVPYSAYLFYKWAGHPGEEPDRFGAALDEAGVVEQAALLVKEYGFKSIKLKGGVFPPDQEIAAIKALHEAFPGVPLRLDPNAAWSVETSIRVGRELEGTLQYLEDPTPGIPGMSEVAAAVPMPLATNMCVVTPEHLPPAIASRAIGVLLLDHHYWGGLVRSSHVAALCDTFGLSLSMHSNSHLGISLAAMTHLAAATPNLTFACDTHTPWQDGQDVVVPGSLRFTDGAVPVPAGPGLGVELDRDALARMHEQYQTCGVVARDDTTYMQRFEPGFTAKRARW
- a CDS encoding aldehyde dehydrogenase (NADP(+)), with protein sequence MIYGHDPRTGETVGAALQETDSAGVDMIVSAAAAAGQAWRSTPAAERALALEAVADALAAHVDELWQLADEETALGEVRLRGEVARTAGQFRLFAQVLRDGAYVEAIIDHADPSLTPPRPDVRRMKHPLPGVVAVFSASNFPFAFSVAGGDTASALAAGCPVVVKAHPGHPNTSERVAKIVRNALPYPDLLGLVQGMQAGIDLVKHPSVVAAGFTGSVAGGKAIQKLIDEREVPIPFFGELGSVNPVVVLPSAPVEGVATGFAGSLTLGVGQFCTNPGLMFVPESDELRKALVQAVEGTSGGPMLAERIRDGYLGGVERLGELQLLAEGKPGEGSWAVTPKVFATDLDTFAGKLPEIGEECFGPASIVVTYREISDLGPVIERLDGSLTATIHGTELDEAGDLVDVLRRKAGRLIWNGWPTGVAVCWAMQHGGPWPAATTTATSVGTTAIDRWLAPTAYQDWPEGLLPDELKDDNPLSIPRRVDGRLVQGS